A stretch of the Sphingomonas sp. CL5.1 genome encodes the following:
- a CDS encoding DJ-1/PfpI family protein encodes MRIAFLLFPNVTQLDLTGPAQVLSRLGEGTRLDLVAATPDPVPTDAGFAILPTATFEEVTAADILCVPGGFGTNGAIADDRTIDWVRAIGGQARWVTSVCTGSLVLGAAGLLEGYRATCHWGQRHMLPLFGATPVDARVVIDRNRVTGGGVTAGIDFAFHLTALIRGEAHARFVQLSLEYDPDPQFDSGSPERADTALVTAYERRVAALAPGRDDELRRLAALRGYS; translated from the coding sequence ATGCGCATCGCCTTCCTGCTGTTCCCCAATGTCACCCAGCTTGACCTGACCGGCCCCGCGCAGGTGCTGTCGCGGCTGGGGGAGGGGACGCGACTCGACCTTGTCGCCGCGACGCCCGATCCGGTGCCGACCGATGCCGGCTTCGCGATCCTGCCCACCGCGACCTTCGAAGAGGTGACGGCGGCGGATATATTGTGCGTGCCGGGCGGCTTCGGCACAAACGGCGCGATCGCCGACGACCGGACGATCGACTGGGTGCGCGCGATCGGCGGGCAGGCGCGATGGGTGACGAGCGTGTGCACCGGATCGCTGGTGCTCGGCGCGGCCGGGCTGCTCGAAGGCTATCGCGCGACCTGCCATTGGGGGCAGCGCCACATGCTGCCGCTGTTCGGCGCGACGCCGGTCGATGCGCGGGTGGTGATCGACCGCAACCGCGTGACTGGCGGCGGCGTCACCGCCGGGATCGATTTCGCCTTTCACCTGACGGCGCTGATCCGGGGCGAGGCGCATGCGCGCTTCGTGCAGCTCAGCCTCGAATATGATCCCGATCCGCAGTTCGATTCCGGCTCGCCGGAACGCGCCGATACGGCGCTCGTCACCGCCTACGAACGGCGCGTCGCGGCGCTGGCGCCGGGCCGGGACGATGAATTGCGCCGGCTGGCGGCGCTGCGCGGTTATTCCTGA
- a CDS encoding A/G-specific adenine glycosylase, which translates to MDAKHSIAADLLRWYDAHRRDLPWRARPGQRADPYRVWLSEVMLQQTTVATVGPRFTSWVARWPDIASLAAADEAEVMAAWAGLGYYARARNLVKAARAVADEHGGRLPDTEAALRTLPGLGDYTAAAVAAIAFGRRAVVVDANVERVVARLFIAAGKPAVRAAAETITPDERAGDFAQAMMDLGATVCTPRNPRCMLCPLTAGCAARREGVQESYPVKPAKKARPQRYGTIFWLERGGEVLLVRRPARGLLGGMRALPTGPWAEDRPGLEDAPVAAGWRMLNIAVSHVFTHFALELALAVADADAHTRPASGEYWPVARIDSAGLPTVFAKAARAIRGELCG; encoded by the coding sequence GTGGACGCCAAGCATTCGATCGCCGCCGATCTGCTCCGATGGTATGACGCGCATCGGCGCGACCTGCCGTGGCGGGCGCGTCCCGGCCAGCGGGCGGACCCGTATCGCGTCTGGCTGTCGGAGGTGATGCTCCAGCAGACCACCGTCGCCACGGTCGGCCCGCGCTTCACCTCATGGGTGGCGCGCTGGCCCGATATCGCCAGCCTCGCCGCCGCCGACGAGGCGGAGGTGATGGCGGCCTGGGCCGGCCTCGGCTATTATGCCCGCGCGCGCAATCTGGTGAAGGCGGCGCGCGCGGTGGCGGACGAGCACGGTGGCCGGCTGCCCGATACGGAGGCGGCGCTGCGCACGCTTCCCGGCCTTGGCGACTATACGGCGGCGGCGGTCGCGGCGATCGCCTTCGGGCGGCGCGCGGTGGTGGTGGACGCCAATGTCGAGCGGGTGGTCGCGCGGCTGTTCATAGCCGCCGGCAAGCCTGCCGTCCGCGCCGCGGCGGAAACGATCACGCCCGATGAGCGCGCCGGCGATTTCGCGCAGGCGATGATGGACCTCGGCGCGACCGTCTGCACTCCGCGCAATCCGCGCTGCATGCTCTGCCCGCTGACGGCGGGCTGCGCGGCGCGGAGGGAGGGCGTGCAGGAAAGCTATCCGGTCAAGCCGGCGAAGAAGGCGCGGCCGCAACGCTACGGCACGATCTTCTGGCTGGAGCGCGGCGGCGAGGTGCTGCTCGTCCGCCGCCCGGCGCGCGGGCTGCTCGGCGGGATGCGCGCGCTGCCGACCGGGCCTTGGGCGGAGGATCGGCCCGGCCTGGAGGACGCGCCCGTCGCGGCGGGATGGCGGATGCTGAACATCGCCGTATCCCATGTTTTCACGCACTTCGCGCTCGAACTGGCGCTTGCCGTGGCCGACGCGGACGCGCACACACGGCCCGCATCGGGAGAATATTGGCCGGTGGCTAGGATCGATTCGGCGGGCCTGCCGACCGTCTTCGCCAAGGCCGCGCGGGCGATAAGGGGAGAGCTATGCGGTTGA
- a CDS encoding DedA family protein, whose product MIEKLLAALATFAVTVISAGGYWGIALLMAIESACIPLPSEIIMPFAGYLVSTGRFDLVLAATAGAIGCNLGSIVAYEIGKRGGRPMVEKFGRYVLIGPGELDLADRFFNRWGGAAILIGRMLPIIRTFIAFPAGVARMKLIPFHLYTFIGSWPFCFLLAWVGMKLGTAWNSDPRLKAFFHQADLAIGLVIVAAGGFYLWHRLHGLKKRRQE is encoded by the coding sequence ATGATCGAAAAGCTGCTGGCCGCGCTCGCGACTTTTGCCGTTACCGTCATTTCCGCCGGAGGCTATTGGGGGATCGCTCTCCTGATGGCGATCGAAAGCGCCTGTATCCCGCTGCCGTCGGAGATCATCATGCCGTTCGCGGGCTATCTCGTCTCGACCGGGCGGTTCGATCTGGTCCTCGCCGCGACGGCGGGGGCGATCGGCTGCAACCTGGGATCGATCGTCGCCTATGAGATCGGCAAACGCGGCGGGCGGCCGATGGTGGAGAAATTCGGCAGATACGTGCTGATCGGGCCGGGCGAGCTGGATCTCGCCGACCGTTTCTTCAACCGCTGGGGCGGCGCGGCGATCCTGATCGGGCGGATGCTGCCGATCATCCGCACCTTCATCGCCTTCCCCGCCGGGGTGGCGCGGATGAAGCTGATCCCGTTCCACCTCTACACCTTCATCGGTTCGTGGCCGTTCTGCTTCCTGCTCGCCTGGGTGGGGATGAAGCTGGGCACGGCATGGAACAGCGACCCGCGGCTGAAGGCGTTCTTCCACCAAGCCGACCTCGCGATCGGGCTGGTGATCGTCGCGGCCGGCGGCTTCTACCTGTGGCACCGCCTGCACGGGCTGAAGAAGCGCCGTCAGGAATAA
- a CDS encoding demethoxyubiquinone hydroxylase family protein, protein MSWKPGDRRKAADSMIRVDQAGEYGATRIYAGQLAIMGHRSPAARKISGMAMQEERHRAFFDRLIAERGVRPTLLQPFWNVAGFALGAVTAAIGPEAAMACTAAVETEIDRHYDEQLAALGDDDPELATAVREFQAEEVEHRETALASGAEDAPAYPLLSAAIRLGCRVAIATAKRI, encoded by the coding sequence ATGAGCTGGAAGCCGGGCGATCGCCGCAAGGCGGCGGATTCGATGATCCGCGTCGACCAGGCGGGCGAATATGGCGCGACGCGCATCTATGCCGGGCAGCTCGCGATCATGGGGCATCGCTCGCCAGCCGCCCGCAAGATCAGCGGCATGGCGATGCAGGAGGAGCGCCATCGCGCCTTCTTCGACCGGCTGATCGCCGAGCGCGGCGTGCGCCCGACCTTGCTCCAGCCGTTCTGGAACGTCGCCGGCTTCGCGCTGGGGGCGGTGACGGCGGCGATCGGACCCGAAGCCGCGATGGCCTGCACGGCGGCGGTCGAAACCGAGATCGATCGCCATTATGACGAGCAGCTCGCCGCGCTGGGCGACGACGATCCCGAGCTGGCCACCGCCGTCCGCGAGTTTCAGGCGGAGGAGGTCGAGCATCGCGAGACGGCGCTTGCCAGCGGGGCGGAGGATGCGCCGGCCTATCCCTTGTTGTCGGCGGCGATCCGGCTCGGTTGCCGCGTCGCCATCGCCACGGCGAAACGCATCTGA
- a CDS encoding thioredoxin domain-containing protein yields MTKRLLPILALAFAAPLVAAPRLWTSVAAPAAQGSYVIGNPAARVKLVEYASYTCPHCGHFARDSAAVLKGKMIASGSLSLEIRSSIHDRYDLVAAMLAHCSGAAVFPKLHEALFARQEQWLQRAIDYDAANNERLGLYSAAAQYRAMAEGAGLDAIARDAGMTQAAIDQCLADPKVAETVIQRAEAIGGKIRGTPAFEINGKLIEGVDWAKLEPMLRAAGAK; encoded by the coding sequence ATGACGAAACGCCTGCTCCCGATCCTCGCGCTCGCCTTCGCCGCCCCGCTCGTCGCGGCGCCCCGGTTGTGGACCAGCGTCGCCGCGCCCGCCGCGCAGGGCAGCTATGTCATCGGCAACCCCGCCGCGAGGGTGAAGCTGGTCGAATATGCCAGCTACACCTGCCCGCATTGCGGCCATTTCGCGCGCGATTCGGCCGCAGTGCTGAAGGGGAAGATGATCGCCTCCGGATCGCTGAGCCTGGAGATCCGCAGCTCGATCCACGATCGCTACGATCTGGTCGCGGCGATGCTGGCGCATTGTTCCGGCGCGGCGGTGTTCCCGAAGCTGCACGAGGCACTGTTCGCGCGACAGGAGCAATGGCTGCAACGCGCGATCGACTATGACGCCGCCAACAACGAGCGGCTCGGCCTCTACAGCGCGGCGGCGCAATATCGCGCGATGGCGGAAGGCGCCGGGCTGGACGCGATCGCGCGCGACGCCGGCATGACGCAGGCCGCGATCGACCAGTGCCTCGCCGATCCCAAGGTGGCGGAAACCGTGATCCAGCGCGCCGAGGCGATCGGCGGGAAGATTCGCGGCACCCCCGCGTTCGAGATCAACGGCAAGTTGATCGAAGGCGTCGACTGGGCGAAGCTGGAGCCGATGCTGCGCGCCGCCGGGGCAAAATGA
- a CDS encoding DUF721 domain-containing protein has product MSKRPRAPSPEPVRQNRARQVAELLPAVGGAAFRKFGFVQSAVVTRWPEIVGEKLARASTPDSIRFPQGKKQDGVLTLTVRGAHAAMMSHITPEIIERVNRFFGYAAVARVTIRQGDVAPRAVPRPRAEPRPVPVELGNSLRAIGDPELKAVLEALAVGVATPRLPTVR; this is encoded by the coding sequence ATGAGCAAGCGCCCGCGCGCCCCGTCCCCCGAACCCGTGCGCCAGAACCGGGCGCGCCAGGTCGCCGAGTTGCTGCCGGCGGTGGGCGGCGCGGCATTCCGCAAGTTCGGCTTCGTCCAGTCCGCCGTGGTGACGCGCTGGCCGGAGATCGTCGGCGAGAAACTGGCGCGCGCCAGCACCCCCGACTCGATCCGCTTCCCGCAGGGCAAGAAGCAGGACGGCGTGCTCACCCTCACCGTGCGCGGCGCCCATGCCGCGATGATGAGCCATATCACGCCGGAGATCATCGAGCGGGTGAACCGCTTCTTCGGCTATGCCGCCGTCGCGCGCGTCACCATCCGGCAGGGCGACGTCGCGCCGCGCGCCGTCCCCCGCCCGCGCGCCGAGCCGCGCCCCGTGCCGGTCGAGCTGGGCAACAGCCTGCGCGCGATCGGCGATCCCGAACTCAAGGCGGTGCTGGAGGCGCTCGCCGTCGGCGTCGCGACACCGAGGTTGCCGACCGTCCGATGA
- a CDS encoding serine hydrolase, with product MRLIHLAGIGGALATIAAGASLARQAQPAPAPVPTLPTVAARANSLLPNMQALFDGYVADGKMPGVVGAFGFGDRPTLFVSAGRISDDADAAQAGPDSLWRVYSMTKPITGMAAMILVEEGKIGLDDPLSKYFPAFAKMRVLTSPDTSLDSVPAKNPITIRELLTHTAGLSYNIIAKGPLLKEYERLGILPGAVNAQMEVQARKARPATLAEFANRVAEAPLIAQPGTKWSYSIGLDVMGAVIEKASGMPFDRFVQVKLLDPLKMTSTFWTVPAGDAGRLSTNYMFVGDKRVPVDPGATSAWLQPPSFPYGGAGLVSSARDYDRFLHMLQDGGTLDGVRVMKPETAALAMSNLMPPGVTFAGLGDGTGGDMSARMGFGAGGSVYLEDGPGDLPSKGTYGWGGAAGTIAWVDPAKKVRGTVMVQYFPSEKWPLRQEVVAALVKDVARFRR from the coding sequence ATGCGGTTGATCCATCTGGCCGGCATCGGCGGGGCGCTGGCGACGATCGCGGCGGGGGCGAGTCTCGCGCGGCAGGCGCAGCCCGCGCCCGCGCCGGTTCCGACGCTGCCCACGGTCGCCGCGCGGGCGAACTCGCTGCTGCCCAACATGCAGGCGCTGTTCGACGGCTATGTCGCGGACGGCAAGATGCCGGGCGTGGTCGGCGCGTTCGGCTTCGGCGACCGCCCGACCCTGTTCGTCTCCGCCGGCAGGATCAGCGACGACGCCGATGCCGCGCAGGCGGGGCCGGACAGCCTGTGGCGCGTCTATTCGATGACCAAGCCGATCACCGGCATGGCGGCGATGATCCTCGTCGAGGAAGGCAAGATCGGCCTCGACGACCCGCTCTCCAAATATTTCCCCGCCTTCGCGAAGATGCGCGTGCTGACCAGCCCGGACACCTCGCTGGACAGCGTGCCGGCGAAGAACCCGATCACGATCCGCGAGCTGCTGACCCACACCGCCGGTCTCAGCTACAACATCATCGCCAAGGGACCGTTGCTCAAGGAATATGAGCGGCTCGGCATCCTGCCCGGCGCGGTCAACGCGCAGATGGAGGTGCAGGCGCGCAAGGCCCGCCCCGCCACGCTGGCCGAGTTCGCCAACCGCGTCGCCGAGGCGCCGCTGATCGCCCAGCCGGGGACGAAATGGAGCTATTCGATCGGCCTCGACGTGATGGGGGCGGTGATCGAGAAGGCCAGCGGGATGCCGTTCGACCGCTTCGTGCAGGTGAAGCTGCTCGACCCGCTGAAGATGACCTCGACTTTCTGGACCGTCCCGGCCGGAGACGCGGGGCGGCTGTCGACCAATTACATGTTCGTCGGCGACAAGCGCGTGCCGGTCGATCCGGGCGCGACCTCCGCCTGGCTCCAGCCGCCGAGCTTCCCTTATGGCGGCGCGGGGCTGGTGTCGTCGGCGCGCGATTATGACCGTTTCCTCCACATGTTGCAGGACGGCGGCACGCTCGACGGGGTGCGGGTGATGAAGCCGGAGACGGCGGCGCTCGCGATGTCGAACCTGATGCCGCCGGGCGTCACCTTCGCCGGGCTGGGTGACGGCACGGGCGGCGACATGTCCGCCAGGATGGGGTTCGGCGCGGGCGGCTCGGTCTATCTGGAGGACGGGCCGGGCGATTTGCCGTCGAAGGGCACCTATGGCTGGGGCGGCGCGGCCGGCACGATCGCCTGGGTCGATCCGGCGAAGAAGGTGCGCGGCACGGTGATGGTGCAATATTTCCCGTCCGAGAAATGGCCGCTGCGGCAGGAAGTCGTCGCCGCGTTGGTGAAGGATGTCGCGAGGTTCCGCCGATGA
- a CDS encoding GGDEF domain-containing protein, whose amino-acid sequence MSGEAMGAVRKALFWAALSLAVTLGPMYALSYVPGLEVPLPYWIFAVLTSGGVSFLVAWRLVAQSEQLRRVNDELRAAQVRLRQAAESDQLTDVLNRTAFLKRAEAHNVDMGGWMLLLDIDHFKAINDRFGHDVGDRALQHVARVLRESLRSGDVVGRLGGEEFGVYLPGAGSETATQIAERMRCNIETAAEFAALGIALTVSIGLAEAGRGVSIKESLRKADFAMYGAKHGGRNRISHTARTVGAEGIGPALVHSAASRVSAA is encoded by the coding sequence GTGAGCGGGGAAGCCATGGGGGCTGTTCGCAAGGCGTTGTTCTGGGCGGCATTGTCGCTCGCGGTGACTTTGGGTCCGATGTACGCGCTGTCGTATGTGCCGGGGCTGGAGGTGCCGCTGCCCTATTGGATTTTCGCGGTGCTCACCTCGGGTGGGGTGTCGTTCCTCGTCGCATGGCGGCTGGTGGCGCAGAGCGAGCAGCTTCGCCGCGTCAACGACGAGTTGCGGGCGGCGCAGGTGCGATTGCGTCAGGCCGCCGAATCCGATCAGCTCACCGATGTGCTCAACCGCACCGCCTTCCTGAAGCGGGCGGAGGCGCATAACGTCGACATGGGCGGCTGGATGCTGCTGCTCGACATCGATCATTTCAAGGCGATCAACGACCGATTCGGCCATGACGTGGGCGACCGCGCGTTGCAGCATGTCGCGCGGGTGTTGCGGGAATCGCTTCGCTCGGGCGATGTCGTGGGCCGGCTCGGCGGCGAGGAGTTCGGCGTCTATCTGCCGGGCGCCGGCTCCGAAACGGCGACGCAGATCGCGGAGCGGATGCGCTGCAATATCGAGACAGCGGCCGAGTTCGCGGCGCTGGGCATCGCGCTGACGGTCAGCATCGGGCTGGCGGAGGCGGGGCGGGGCGTCTCGATCAAGGAGAGTCTGCGCAAGGCGGATTTCGCGATGTACGGCGCGAAGCACGGCGGCAGGAACCGCATCAGCCACACTGCCCGCACGGTCGGCGCGGAAGGGATCGGGCCGGCGCTGGTTCACTCCGCCGCGAGCAGGGTCTCCGCCGCCTGA
- a CDS encoding thioredoxin domain-containing protein gives MTLRFAVSVAAIALLSACGSKGGDSSAPAAPVAAVAAPAGQDWTQVISKTPDGGYVMGNPNAAIKLVEYGSRTCPTCGAFGQTGMKPLEEKYVKSGKVSYEFRDFLVHAPDLGVAALGECVGEAPFFPILEQMYMEQPAFLDKLEKVPADFQQKLQAMTPAQQATAWVEFLGYIDFVKQRGVTEQQARACLADGKKLEAIAKITEAGMQQHNITGTPTFILNGKMLEGAVTWPQIEAALKNAGA, from the coding sequence ATGACGCTTCGTTTCGCCGTTTCCGTCGCCGCGATCGCGCTGCTTTCCGCCTGCGGGAGCAAGGGCGGCGATTCCTCCGCCCCCGCCGCGCCGGTCGCCGCCGTCGCCGCGCCCGCCGGGCAGGACTGGACGCAGGTCATCTCGAAGACGCCGGACGGCGGCTATGTGATGGGCAACCCCAATGCCGCGATCAAGCTGGTCGAATATGGCTCGCGCACCTGCCCCACCTGCGGCGCGTTCGGGCAGACGGGGATGAAGCCGCTGGAGGAGAAATACGTCAAGTCCGGCAAGGTCTCGTATGAATTCCGCGACTTCCTCGTCCACGCGCCGGACCTTGGCGTCGCCGCGCTGGGCGAGTGCGTCGGCGAGGCGCCGTTCTTCCCGATCCTCGAGCAGATGTACATGGAGCAGCCCGCCTTCCTCGATAAGCTGGAGAAGGTGCCGGCGGACTTCCAGCAGAAGCTCCAGGCGATGACCCCGGCGCAGCAGGCGACCGCGTGGGTCGAGTTCCTCGGCTATATCGACTTCGTCAAGCAGCGCGGCGTCACCGAGCAGCAGGCCCGCGCCTGCCTCGCCGACGGCAAGAAGCTGGAGGCGATCGCCAAGATCACCGAGGCGGGGATGCAGCAGCACAACATCACCGGCACGCCGACCTTCATCCTCAACGGAAAGATGCTGGAAGGCGCGGTGACGTGGCCGCAGATCGAGGCCGCGCTGAAGAACGCCGGGGCCTGA
- a CDS encoding chromosome segregation SMC family protein, whose product MQIKRLRLSGFKSFVDPADLRIEPGLTGVVGPNGCGKSNLLEALRWTMGENSPKSMRGAGMEDVIFAGTATRPARDFAEVSILAELDGEEKEVVRRIERGAGSAYRIDGRDVRAKDVALLFADAATGAHSPALVSQGRISAVIAAKPAERRAMLEEAAGIAGLHVRRKDAEQKLRATEANLQRLDEVIADQEARAAALRRQARQAERYRALSDQIRIAEARLIFSRWREAAQAADAAKAEAAEAETRVAAAAEAQRAAAAYQARATETLAEARAAALAARDRATDAAHRLAALNAEKAGIERRLAELADAATRIVADREREGQLAHDAAEALARLAAEGKALETEIATVAADLPALDRAQAEAEREVRDAEVALAQALAHQASEAAETRVAHAALAAARARAERADREARTAADALAALPDAAPLEAGRAAAEQALTAAQGETAQARDDLARADEEEKTALAARDEAQSRRAAVRAELAALESEAATLTRATQRSGRDRLLDHVRAAPGYERALAAALGDDLEIGLDASAEAHWAGAEALAGDPVVAETLAAQVTAPPQLGRRLAQVVVGPEDDGRPLAVGQRLVTLAGKLRRWDGFVARSGGAAAAERLERLNRLAAIEAALPDARAATEAADAALAAIEQRIAAARAAAGNARASLSRGDATARDAQQRIDRAVTQIERLSGQRTDLTARAAQTAAERDAAAGEVAQAEAAIVALPDTSATAGAVASLQREAETRRAAVAQTRADRADRERTGAAARERLAASLAETKSWKSRAGDAARRIADMAKREAEIAQDREALAPRPAALAAEIATLTAEHDTARASAETLAAAEREAEAALRRCEEAARVAGEALAAMREARAGAQARAENQELRRIELGRLSGERFECPAPVLPAKAGFDSATVRAPQQESAAHDKLTLDRERIGPVNLVAEQELAELEAGAIGNAAEREELGLAVNQLRGSIGTLNREGRQRLLAAFEAVNGHFKRLFTTLFNGGQAHLELIDSDDPLEAGLEIMAQPPGKRLQSLTLLSGGEQALTAVALIFGLFLTNPAPICVLDEVDAPLDDANIERFCDLLDRMTQETRTRYLIVTHNAVTMSRMHRLFGVTMIERGVSRLVSVDLQAAETLLAAE is encoded by the coding sequence ATGCAGATCAAGCGGCTGAGGCTGTCCGGCTTCAAGAGCTTTGTCGACCCGGCCGATCTGCGCATCGAGCCGGGGCTGACCGGCGTGGTCGGCCCGAACGGCTGCGGCAAGTCCAACCTGCTGGAGGCGCTGCGCTGGACGATGGGCGAGAACTCGCCCAAGTCGATGCGCGGCGCCGGCATGGAGGACGTGATCTTCGCCGGCACCGCGACCCGCCCGGCGCGCGACTTCGCGGAGGTGTCGATCCTCGCCGAGCTAGACGGCGAGGAGAAGGAAGTCGTCCGCCGCATCGAGCGCGGCGCCGGCTCCGCCTATCGCATCGACGGGCGCGACGTGCGCGCGAAGGACGTGGCGCTGCTGTTCGCCGACGCGGCGACGGGCGCGCACTCCCCCGCGTTGGTGAGTCAGGGCCGGATCAGCGCGGTGATCGCCGCCAAGCCGGCCGAACGCCGCGCGATGCTGGAGGAAGCGGCGGGGATCGCCGGCCTCCACGTCCGCCGCAAGGACGCCGAGCAGAAATTGCGCGCGACCGAGGCGAACCTCCAGCGGCTCGACGAGGTGATCGCCGATCAGGAAGCGCGTGCTGCGGCGCTGCGGCGGCAGGCGCGGCAGGCGGAGCGCTATCGCGCGCTGTCGGACCAGATCCGCATTGCCGAGGCGCGACTGATCTTCAGCCGCTGGCGCGAGGCGGCGCAGGCCGCCGATGCCGCCAAGGCGGAAGCGGCGGAAGCCGAAACCCGCGTCGCGGCGGCGGCGGAAGCACAGCGCGCCGCCGCGGCCTATCAGGCGCGGGCGACGGAGACGCTGGCCGAGGCACGCGCCGCCGCGCTCGCCGCCCGCGACCGCGCGACCGATGCCGCGCACCGGCTCGCCGCGCTCAATGCCGAGAAGGCCGGGATCGAGCGCCGCCTCGCCGAACTGGCCGACGCGGCGACCCGCATCGTCGCCGACCGCGAGCGCGAGGGGCAGCTCGCCCATGACGCGGCCGAGGCGTTGGCGCGACTCGCGGCGGAGGGCAAGGCGCTGGAGACGGAGATCGCCACCGTCGCCGCCGACCTCCCCGCGCTCGATCGGGCGCAGGCCGAGGCGGAACGCGAGGTGCGCGACGCGGAAGTGGCGCTGGCGCAGGCGCTCGCGCATCAGGCGAGCGAGGCGGCGGAGACGCGCGTCGCCCATGCCGCGCTCGCCGCCGCCCGCGCCCGCGCCGAGCGCGCCGATCGCGAGGCGCGAACCGCCGCCGACGCGCTCGCCGCCCTGCCGGATGCCGCACCGCTGGAAGCCGGCCGGGCGGCGGCGGAGCAGGCGTTGACCGCCGCGCAAGGCGAGACGGCGCAGGCGCGCGACGATCTCGCCCGCGCCGACGAGGAGGAGAAAACCGCTCTCGCCGCGCGCGACGAGGCGCAAAGCCGCCGCGCCGCCGTTCGCGCCGAACTCGCCGCGCTGGAGAGCGAAGCGGCGACGCTCACCCGCGCGACGCAGCGATCGGGACGCGACCGCCTGCTCGATCACGTCCGCGCCGCGCCAGGCTACGAACGCGCGCTGGCGGCGGCGCTGGGCGACGATCTGGAGATCGGGCTGGATGCCAGCGCCGAGGCGCATTGGGCTGGCGCGGAGGCGCTGGCGGGTGACCCGGTCGTTGCGGAGACGCTCGCTGCGCAGGTCACCGCCCCGCCCCAACTCGGCCGCCGGCTCGCACAGGTCGTCGTCGGCCCGGAGGATGACGGACGCCCGCTCGCGGTGGGCCAGCGGCTCGTCACGCTCGCCGGCAAGCTTCGCCGCTGGGATGGCTTCGTCGCGCGCAGCGGCGGCGCGGCAGCGGCGGAGCGGCTGGAACGGCTCAACCGGCTCGCCGCGATCGAGGCGGCGTTGCCCGACGCGCGCGCGGCGACCGAGGCCGCCGACGCCGCGCTTGCCGCGATCGAGCAGCGCATCGCCGCCGCGCGCGCCGCCGCCGGCAACGCCCGCGCTTCCCTGTCGCGCGGCGATGCCACAGCACGAGACGCCCAGCAGCGCATCGACCGCGCCGTCACGCAGATCGAGCGGCTGTCGGGGCAGCGCACCGATCTCACCGCGCGCGCCGCGCAGACCGCCGCCGAACGCGACGCGGCTGCCGGCGAGGTGGCGCAGGCCGAGGCGGCAATCGTCGCGCTCCCCGATACCAGCGCCACCGCCGGCGCGGTCGCGTCGCTCCAGCGCGAAGCGGAAACGCGCCGCGCCGCCGTCGCGCAGACCCGTGCCGACCGGGCCGATCGCGAGCGCACCGGCGCGGCGGCACGCGAACGACTCGCCGCGTCGCTGGCCGAGACGAAAAGCTGGAAGAGCCGCGCCGGCGACGCCGCGCGCCGCATCGCCGACATGGCGAAGCGCGAGGCGGAGATCGCACAGGATCGCGAGGCGCTCGCCCCGCGCCCGGCGGCGCTCGCGGCGGAAATCGCCACTCTCACCGCCGAGCATGACACCGCGCGCGCCTCCGCCGAAACCCTCGCCGCCGCCGAGCGCGAGGCCGAAGCCGCCCTGCGCCGCTGCGAGGAAGCCGCGCGTGTCGCCGGGGAAGCGCTTGCCGCGATGCGTGAGGCGCGCGCGGGCGCACAGGCGCGGGCGGAGAATCAGGAATTGCGCCGCATCGAGCTGGGGCGCCTCTCCGGCGAGCGCTTCGAATGCCCCGCCCCCGTCCTCCCCGCCAAGGCCGGGTTCGACAGCGCGACGGTGCGCGCGCCACAGCAGGAATCGGCCGCCCACGACAAATTGACGCTCGATCGCGAGCGGATCGGCCCGGTCAACCTCGTCGCCGAGCAGGAGCTGGCCGAGCTGGAGGCTGGCGCGATCGGCAACGCGGCGGAGCGGGAGGAGCTTGGGCTGGCGGTCAACCAGCTACGCGGCTCGATCGGCACGCTCAATCGCGAGGGCCGGCAGCGGCTGCTCGCCGCGTTCGAGGCGGTGAACGGCCATTTCAAGCGGCTGTTCACCACGCTTTTCAACGGCGGGCAGGCGCATCTGGAACTGATCGATTCGGACGATCCGCTGGAGGCCGGGCTGGAGATCATGGCCCAGCCGCCCGGCAAAAGGCTTCAGTCGCTCACCCTGCTTTCGGGCGGGGAGCAGGCACTGACGGCGGTGGCGCTGATCTTCGGCCTCTTCCTCACCAACCCCGCGCCGATCTGCGTGCTCGACGAGGTCGACGCGCCGCTCGACGACGCCAATATCGAGCGTTTCTGCGACCTGCTCGACCGGATGACGCAGGAGACGCGGACACGCTACCTGATCGTCACCCACAATGCGGTGACGATGAGCCGGATGCACCGCCTGTTCGGCGTGACGATGATCGAGCGCGGGGTCAGCCGGCTAGTCTCGGTCGATCTTCAGGCGGCGGAGACCCTGCTCGCGGCGGAGTGA